The Henckelia pumila isolate YLH828 chromosome 2, ASM3356847v2, whole genome shotgun sequence genome includes a window with the following:
- the LOC140881372 gene encoding 30 kDa ribonucleoprotein, chloroplastic, whose protein sequence is MAASLHFLTLNPQTLSHHSSAAAAAPSSFGLFTIKPLLKSNLSLSASNFGVINSNHATTTSKILRKVAFSSDLDLDEDDFSGPGRANLSPDLKLFVGNLPFDVDSAALAGLFQQAGNVEEVEVIYDRLSGRSRGFGFVTMSRIEEAEAAVQQFNGYELQGRPLRVNSGPPPAKRENSSFRENSSFRENSSFRGGPGGPRGRTSSGDSNRVYVGNLSWGVDDLALETLFSEQGKVKEARVVYDRDSGRSKGFGFVTLSSPDEVNNAIESLDGSDLNGRPIRVSAAESRDSRDSRPRRQF, encoded by the exons ATGGCTGCCTCGCTCCACTTCCTCACCCTTAACCCCCAAACCCTTTCGCACCACtcctccgccgccgccgccgcacCATCTTCTTTCGGGCTATTCACTATCAAACCACTGCTtaaatcaaatctttcgctTTCCGCCAGCAACTTTGGCGTAATTAACAGCAACCATGCGACTACCACTTCCAAAATTTTGAGAAAGGTTGCGTTTTCGTCAGATTTGGACCTGGATGAAGATGATTTTTCTGGGCCGGGCCGGGCGAATTTATCGCCTGACTTGAAGCTCTTCGTGGGGAACTTGCCTTTTGATGTTGATAGCGCAGCTCTTGCTGGCTTGTTCCAGCAGGCCGGAAATGTCGAGGAGGTTGAG GTTATCTACGACAGGCTCTCGGGAAGAAGCAGGGGCTTTGGTTTTGTGACCATGTCTAGGATCGAAGAAGCTGAAGCTGCGGTTCAACAATTTAATGGATAT GAATTGCAGGGAAGACCATTGAGGGTAAATTCTGGGCCACCACCAGCCAAAAGGGAAAATTCCTCGTTTAGGGAAAATTCCTCTTTTCGGGAAAATTCCTCGTTTAGGGGGGGTCCGGGGGGACCTAGGGGAAGGACGAGTTCTGGTGATTCAAACAGAGTTTATGTGGGTAACCTTTCATGGGGTGTAGATGATCTTGCACTTGAAACCTTGTTTAGCGAGCAAGGAAAGGTCAAGGAAGCCAGGGTGGTGTACGACAGAGACAGTGGTAGATCTAAGGGCTTTGGATTTGTAACTCTCAGTTCTCCTGATGAGGTGAACAATGCCATCGAGTCATTGGATGGATCT GACCTTAATGGCAGGCCTATCCGAGTTAGCGCTGCTGAATCCCGTGACTCCCGTGACTCTCGTCCAAGGCGTCAATTTTAG